The Collimonas fungivorans Ter331 genome has a segment encoding these proteins:
- a CDS encoding ABC transporter substrate-binding protein, whose amino-acid sequence MRLHKILVLSSLLLASAFCRAESGVTATTITLGQSAAFSGPAKELGKGMHDGAQAYFDQVNASGGVFGRKIILKTLDDGYEPDRAAANTRQFIEQDDVLALFGYVGTPTSNASIPILTKAKVPFFAPFTGAQSLREPFNRNIFNIRASYFAETEKIVQQITTLSLKKIAVFYQNDAYGKAGLEGVTRALKKRGIEVAGLGTVERNSVDVSAAVAKIRQSQPQTVIMVSAYNSSAAFIKAMIAAGSPPSFWNISFVGSQQLVNALGKDASGVQIAQVMPAPWDEVNGIVKEYRKYYLQDGKREWDYVSMEGFIAAKVLVEGLKRAGSSLSRESLVKALETINHYDAGGYFVTFSPSSHNGSEFVDLTMVAKSGRFLH is encoded by the coding sequence ATGCGACTTCATAAAATTCTTGTCCTGTCATCCTTGCTGCTGGCAAGCGCATTCTGCCGCGCAGAGAGCGGCGTCACCGCCACTACCATCACTCTGGGCCAATCGGCTGCGTTCAGCGGTCCTGCCAAGGAACTCGGCAAAGGCATGCATGACGGCGCGCAAGCGTATTTCGACCAGGTCAACGCCAGCGGCGGCGTGTTCGGCAGGAAAATCATCCTCAAGACCCTGGACGACGGTTATGAGCCGGACCGGGCGGCGGCGAATACCCGGCAGTTCATCGAACAGGACGACGTGCTGGCCTTGTTCGGTTATGTCGGCACGCCGACTTCGAACGCCTCGATTCCAATCTTGACCAAGGCCAAGGTGCCGTTCTTCGCGCCGTTTACCGGCGCCCAGTCGCTGCGCGAACCGTTCAACCGAAACATCTTCAATATCCGCGCCAGCTATTTCGCCGAGACTGAAAAAATCGTGCAGCAGATCACCACCTTGTCGTTGAAGAAGATTGCGGTCTTTTATCAGAACGATGCCTATGGCAAGGCCGGCCTGGAAGGCGTGACGCGGGCGCTGAAGAAGCGCGGCATCGAGGTTGCCGGGCTGGGCACGGTCGAGCGCAACAGCGTGGATGTCAGCGCCGCTGTCGCCAAGATCCGCCAAAGCCAGCCGCAGACGGTGATCATGGTCTCGGCCTACAACTCCAGCGCAGCCTTCATCAAAGCCATGATTGCGGCCGGCAGCCCGCCGTCGTTCTGGAATATTTCCTTCGTCGGCAGCCAGCAGCTGGTGAATGCGCTGGGCAAGGACGCCAGCGGGGTGCAGATTGCGCAAGTGATGCCGGCCCCTTGGGATGAAGTCAACGGCATCGTCAAGGAATACCGCAAGTACTACCTGCAAGACGGCAAGAGAGAATGGGATTACGTCAGCATGGAAGGCTTCATCGCGGCCAAGGTGCTGGTGGAAGGCCTCAAGCGCGCCGGCAGCAGCCTGTCGCGCGAGAGCCTGGTCAAGGCCTTGGAAACCATCAATCACTATGACGCCGGCGGTTATTTTGTCACCTTCAGCCCGAGCAGCCACAACGGCTCGGAATTCGTCGACCTGACCATGGTCGCCAAGAGCGGCAGGTTCCTGCACTGA
- a CDS encoding aldehyde dehydrogenase family protein has translation MVTTTRKVAPALAAGCTVVLKPSEITPLPELALAAIIDQAGLPAGVFNLVTSDAEAGTPLVSHPAVRKVSFTGSTAVGQTVMKTAADDLKRISLELGGKSAALVFADAVIELALEIVCGGIFFNAGQMCSATSRLLVERSIAQDFTARLKQRVESIKVGDPMDPATQMGPLSSRRQHQKVQQYIQQGVAAGLKLLTGGTQPPDMPKGYFVAPTIFVDVPCDSPLWREEIFGPVLCINSFDNEQEAIAVANQSEYGLVATVLTSDSARASRVSAALEVGLVWVNSPQVIFPQASWGGMKKSSLGRALGPWGPHAFQEIKHVVMADAG, from the coding sequence ATGGTGACCACCACACGGAAAGTGGCGCCGGCACTCGCGGCCGGCTGCACGGTCGTGCTCAAGCCATCGGAGATAACGCCATTGCCGGAGCTGGCGCTGGCGGCGATCATCGATCAGGCCGGATTGCCGGCTGGCGTCTTCAACCTGGTCACCAGCGACGCCGAGGCCGGCACGCCGCTGGTTTCCCATCCGGCGGTACGCAAGGTTTCCTTCACCGGCAGCACCGCAGTCGGCCAGACGGTGATGAAAACAGCGGCTGACGACCTCAAGCGGATCAGCCTGGAGCTGGGCGGAAAATCGGCGGCGCTGGTGTTTGCCGACGCCGTTATCGAACTGGCGCTGGAGATTGTCTGCGGCGGGATATTTTTCAACGCCGGACAAATGTGCTCGGCCACCTCGCGGCTGCTGGTTGAACGCAGCATTGCCCAGGATTTCACGGCGCGCCTCAAACAGCGCGTCGAATCGATCAAGGTTGGCGATCCGATGGATCCCGCAACCCAAATGGGTCCCTTGAGCAGCCGCCGGCAGCATCAGAAAGTGCAGCAATACATCCAGCAGGGAGTGGCCGCCGGACTCAAGCTGCTTACCGGCGGCACGCAACCGCCAGACATGCCCAAGGGATATTTTGTGGCACCGACGATCTTCGTCGATGTGCCCTGCGACAGCCCGCTCTGGCGTGAGGAAATCTTTGGTCCGGTACTGTGCATCAACAGCTTCGACAACGAACAGGAAGCGATTGCAGTCGCCAATCAAAGCGAGTACGGCCTGGTGGCGACCGTACTGACGTCGGATAGCGCGCGCGCCAGCCGCGTGTCGGCGGCGCTGGAGGTAGGCCTGGTCTGGGTCAACAGCCCGCAGGTGATTTTTCCGCAGGCGTCATGGGGCGGCATGAAAAAAAGCAGCCTGGGCCGCGCACTCGGCCCCTGGGGCCCGCACGCGTTTCAGGAAATAAAACACGTGGTCATGGCGGACGCTGGATAA
- a CDS encoding transposase: protein MQKIDGVLRDDQWEKLEPLLVGRPGDSGMCGRDNRLFMEAVLWVALKSGSWSNLSPEFGRWRTSYMRFRRWTKADVWRRLAENLVDDQELQVMLGAIVDLGDEHTRLNTERSIRRTNVKIYGRALASAAGANVKPVRADELSSSWVWLVTNDSPTG from the coding sequence ATGCAGAAAATTGATGGCGTTCTTCGAGATGATCAGTGGGAGAAACTGGAACCTCTGCTGGTCGGGCGGCCAGGGGATTCCGGGATGTGCGGCCGCGACAATCGTCTGTTCATGGAAGCGGTGTTATGGGTTGCGCTGAAATCCGGCTCATGGAGCAATCTGTCGCCCGAATTCGGCCGCTGGAGGACCAGCTACATGCGGTTCCGGCGCTGGACCAAGGCCGACGTCTGGCGGCGCCTGGCTGAAAACCTGGTCGACGACCAGGAGCTGCAAGTCATGCTGGGAGCGATTGTCGACCTTGGCGACGAACATACCCGCCTGAATACGGAAAGATCGATCCGGCGCACCAATGTGAAAATTTATGGACGGGCCCTGGCTTCCGCCGCGGGCGCCAACGTAAAACCGGTGCGCGCCGACGAATTGTCTTCGTCGTGGGTGTGGCTGGTCACCAATGACAGCCCGACCGGCTGA
- a CDS encoding glycosyltransferase produces MNFILYSDIGESTIDKSLGLPEYSYYFVLKAFRTVLAELGTVTLVRHPETEVDPLFEECRQRGEECVFLSFSPPNKTQIDLECPTVSVFAWEYSNIPDEMWDDDIRNDWRVVFARHGRAITLSSYTARVVKEAMGAAFPVLAAPAPLWEQFAGARSRFGAKLPPGESVLQLRGTVIDSHLLGLSADGLIAHITFPEAEDEEELLSPPRAPAPEPASELPPQLAPEPQVQPESVAPAKNLRYRLAVTKRHLLTWYREALRDLLPLWLARAVAVSGRSGNAMARAIMGYERRTAPQLELPVEPPQSPALPPAQPEPPPVPVIEPGQVLEPEAVVNLDGVVYTSILSPKDGRKNWFDMVTAFCWTFRDVEDATLVLKMNERDLSRYHNTLLTLLSQLAPFKCRVLTLHAYLDDPTYEELIGATSYYVNTSLCEGLCLPLMEFMCCGKPVIAPQHTAMEDYIDDRAAFVIKSGLEHNVWPNDPRDLFRTLRYRLDWESICTAYKDSYRIAKQQPETYLEMSRHAMARLESFSSGAVVKEQLRSFFQQAGAAR; encoded by the coding sequence ATGAATTTCATTCTGTATTCGGATATTGGCGAAAGCACGATCGATAAAAGCCTTGGTTTGCCAGAGTACAGCTATTACTTTGTCTTAAAAGCTTTTCGCACCGTTTTGGCCGAGCTCGGCACGGTTACATTGGTGCGGCACCCGGAAACCGAAGTCGACCCGCTGTTTGAAGAATGCCGGCAGCGCGGCGAAGAATGCGTGTTCCTTTCCTTTTCCCCGCCGAACAAGACCCAGATCGACCTCGAGTGCCCGACGGTGTCGGTGTTCGCCTGGGAGTACAGCAATATTCCCGATGAGATGTGGGACGACGATATCCGCAACGACTGGCGCGTGGTGTTTGCCCGCCATGGCCGAGCGATCACCTTGTCCAGCTATACCGCGCGGGTTGTCAAAGAGGCGATGGGCGCGGCATTTCCGGTGCTGGCGGCGCCAGCGCCGTTGTGGGAACAGTTTGCCGGCGCCCGCTCGCGGTTTGGTGCTAAATTGCCGCCCGGAGAAAGCGTGCTGCAGCTGCGCGGCACCGTGATCGACAGCCATCTGCTGGGTTTGTCGGCAGACGGCCTGATCGCCCACATCACCTTCCCCGAGGCGGAGGATGAGGAAGAGCTGCTATCACCGCCGCGCGCACCTGCGCCGGAACCGGCATCCGAACTGCCGCCGCAGTTGGCGCCCGAACCCCAAGTCCAGCCTGAGTCCGTGGCGCCAGCCAAAAACCTGCGTTACCGGCTGGCGGTCACCAAACGCCATCTGCTGACGTGGTATCGCGAAGCATTGCGCGACCTGCTGCCTTTATGGCTAGCCAGGGCAGTGGCGGTCAGCGGACGCAGCGGCAACGCCATGGCGCGCGCCATTATGGGTTATGAACGCCGCACGGCTCCGCAGCTGGAGTTGCCGGTCGAGCCGCCGCAATCCCCAGCACTGCCACCTGCACAGCCGGAACCGCCGCCGGTGCCGGTAATTGAGCCTGGCCAGGTGCTCGAGCCTGAAGCAGTGGTCAATCTGGACGGGGTGGTCTACACCTCTATCCTCAGCCCCAAGGATGGCCGCAAGAACTGGTTCGACATGGTGACTGCATTCTGCTGGACTTTTCGCGATGTCGAAGACGCGACGCTGGTGCTGAAGATGAACGAGCGCGACCTGTCGCGCTATCACAATACCTTGCTGACCTTGCTGTCGCAGCTGGCGCCGTTCAAGTGCCGGGTCCTTACCTTGCATGCCTACCTGGACGACCCGACTTACGAAGAACTGATCGGAGCCACCAGTTATTACGTCAACACCTCCTTGTGTGAAGGCTTGTGCTTGCCGCTGATGGAGTTCATGTGCTGCGGCAAACCGGTGATTGCGCCGCAGCATACGGCGATGGAAGACTATATCGACGATCGCGCTGCCTTCGTCATCAAGTCCGGCCTCGAACACAATGTCTGGCCGAACGATCCGCGCGACCTGTTCCGCACCTTGCGCTACCGTCTCGACTGGGAGTCGATCTGTACGGCATACAAAGATAGCTATCGGATAGCAAAACAGCAGCCCGAGACATACCTGGAAATGAGCAGGCACGCCATGGCGCGCCTGGAGTCCTTCAGCTCGGGCGCAGTCGTGAAAGAACAGTTGCGCAGTTTCTTTCAGCAGGCAGGGGCCGCCAGATGA
- a CDS encoding glycosyltransferase, producing MIIIIYSETNAGSIASNLGLPEYSYYFVLKEFRPVLEQLGIVVAVSDPAREVDEIYRNALAHGESCVFLSFSPPHKTVVDLACPTIPVFAWEFSTLPNETWFGEPRHDWRYVFDKVGAAITHSAFTADTVRQAMTPEFPVASIPAPVWDRFAAIRKRLSIANHPDGVDLHVAGTVIDSRTVDLSPYSVPRRRDPKPNLVRPPVLARREPVKVHIDGVVYTSVFNPYDGRKNWYDMVSAFCWAFRDAEDATLVLKLTHHDVRIGIDNLLENVYKLTPFKCRILLIHGYLSDADYESLVSATTYVLNTSHGEGQCLPLMEFMSCGKPAIAPRNTAMADYIDNENAFVLDSSTEPSHWPHDPRQAYRTLRYRIDWGTLLAAYQDSYRVAKQDPDRYWQMAEHAVRRLQRHCSHAVTRERLLAFFANHPRMNGNGVAKMVEKAGA from the coding sequence ATGATTATCATTATTTATTCAGAGACCAACGCCGGCTCGATTGCTTCCAATCTCGGCTTGCCCGAATACAGTTACTACTTCGTCCTGAAGGAATTCAGGCCGGTGCTGGAACAGCTTGGCATCGTGGTGGCCGTCAGCGACCCTGCACGCGAAGTGGATGAAATCTACCGGAATGCCCTGGCGCATGGCGAGTCCTGCGTCTTCCTGTCGTTTTCGCCGCCGCACAAAACCGTGGTCGACCTGGCCTGTCCGACCATCCCGGTATTTGCCTGGGAATTCAGCACGCTGCCCAATGAAACCTGGTTTGGTGAGCCGCGGCACGACTGGCGTTATGTGTTCGACAAAGTCGGCGCTGCGATTACACACTCTGCATTTACCGCCGATACGGTGCGGCAGGCGATGACGCCGGAATTCCCGGTGGCGTCTATCCCGGCGCCGGTCTGGGACCGGTTTGCCGCGATACGTAAAAGACTGTCGATTGCCAATCATCCCGACGGTGTCGACCTGCATGTCGCCGGCACCGTGATCGACAGCCGTACCGTCGATCTTTCCCCTTACAGCGTACCGCGCCGGCGCGATCCCAAGCCGAACCTGGTGCGGCCACCGGTGCTGGCCCGGCGCGAGCCGGTCAAGGTCCATATCGATGGCGTGGTGTATACCTCGGTCTTCAATCCGTATGACGGACGCAAGAACTGGTACGACATGGTCAGCGCTTTCTGCTGGGCGTTCCGGGATGCCGAAGACGCCACGCTGGTGCTGAAACTGACTCACCACGATGTGCGCATCGGCATCGACAACCTGTTAGAGAACGTCTATAAGCTGACGCCGTTCAAGTGCCGGATCCTGCTGATCCACGGCTATCTGAGCGATGCCGATTACGAGAGCCTGGTGTCTGCGACGACTTACGTCCTGAATACCTCGCATGGCGAAGGCCAGTGCCTGCCATTGATGGAGTTCATGTCCTGCGGCAAGCCGGCTATTGCGCCGCGCAACACCGCGATGGCCGACTATATCGATAACGAAAATGCTTTTGTGCTGGACTCCAGCACCGAACCCAGCCATTGGCCGCATGACCCGCGCCAGGCATACCGCACCCTGCGTTACCGCATAGACTGGGGCACGCTGCTGGCCGCCTATCAGGACAGTTATCGCGTCGCCAAGCAGGACCCGGACAGATATTGGCAGATGGCGGAACACGCAGTACGGCGCTTGCAGCGGCATTGCTCGCACGCCGTGACCAGAGAGCGCTTGCTTGCTTTCTTTGCGAACCATCCGCGGATGAATGGCAACGGCGTTGCCAAGATGGTGGAAAAGGCCGGCGCATGA
- a CDS encoding acyltransferase family protein, with the protein MNHRIKDIELLRGIAVLFVLFEHTRFNLIGQPSEVLDYVYRHFGFWTGVDLFFAISGFVIARDLIPRLNRSASRQEFFAVAAKFWIRRAWRLWPSAWLWLALLLLAAVAFRKSGIFGSLQANLDGSLAGILNYANFRLAFKFGREELGPAFPYWSLSLEEQFYLLLPVVAFICRRWISGVLIVLVALQFFASRHQSLLLMNTRSDALLLGVLLAIWSKHGSYRWLEPVFLKQHNWMRSVFLVILAAGLAVTGAEQHQDFRYWVGFVALLSIVLVWIASYDADYLMADNPAKRVLLWIGSRSYALYLTHMPAYLMSRQIWYWIAPMDTVFDQTYNARLVLTALVLLLAFSELNYRFIEVPLRARGKRIVDQMGKPQFQFQT; encoded by the coding sequence ATGAACCATCGGATTAAAGACATCGAATTATTGCGCGGGATCGCCGTGCTTTTTGTGTTGTTCGAGCATACGCGGTTCAATTTGATCGGACAGCCAAGCGAAGTTCTTGACTATGTCTATCGTCATTTTGGATTCTGGACCGGGGTCGATTTGTTTTTTGCGATTTCCGGTTTCGTTATCGCCAGGGACTTGATTCCGCGGCTCAACCGGAGCGCAAGCCGGCAGGAATTTTTTGCGGTGGCGGCTAAATTTTGGATCAGGCGCGCTTGGCGTCTGTGGCCTTCCGCATGGCTCTGGCTGGCGCTATTGTTGCTGGCGGCGGTGGCTTTCAGGAAATCGGGCATATTCGGCTCGCTGCAGGCAAACCTGGACGGCAGCCTTGCAGGGATTTTGAACTATGCAAATTTCCGCCTCGCCTTCAAGTTCGGCCGCGAAGAACTCGGTCCGGCTTTTCCGTATTGGAGCCTGTCTCTGGAAGAGCAGTTTTACCTGTTGTTGCCAGTTGTGGCTTTCATCTGTCGCCGCTGGATTTCCGGTGTATTGATTGTCCTGGTAGCGTTGCAGTTTTTTGCATCTCGCCATCAGTCGTTGTTGCTGATGAATACGCGATCCGATGCGCTGCTGCTGGGCGTGCTGCTGGCAATATGGAGCAAGCACGGCAGTTATCGCTGGCTGGAGCCGGTTTTTCTCAAACAGCACAACTGGATGCGTTCTGTTTTCCTGGTGATTTTGGCAGCCGGCCTGGCTGTAACCGGAGCGGAGCAGCATCAGGATTTTCGCTACTGGGTGGGTTTCGTCGCCTTGCTCTCGATCGTACTGGTTTGGATTGCCTCCTACGATGCAGATTACCTGATGGCTGACAATCCAGCGAAGCGCGTGCTGCTATGGATAGGCAGTCGTTCCTATGCCTTGTATCTGACACATATGCCGGCCTATCTCATGAGCCGCCAGATCTGGTACTGGATCGCCCCTATGGATACCGTTTTTGACCAAACCTACAACGCCAGGCTGGTATTGACGGCCCTGGTGCTGCTGCTGGCATTCAGCGAACTTAATTACCGTTTTATTGAAGTCCCCCTGCGTGCACGCGGCAAACGAATTGTCGACCAGATGGGCAAGCCCCAGTTCCAGTTCCAGACGTAG
- a CDS encoding class I SAM-dependent methyltransferase, producing the protein MTPAPAPAPTVSVPAPAAAIDSFHIGLRDALASGWYLHKSSELYRGFFISAEDVVLDIGCGDGGNSLFCANHGAHVIVADIDADKVESTIQRLAQTPARLVQGLVGDANPLLLDDGIATTVICMEVLEHVDDTAQFLSELARVGKSGAQYLLSVPDPVQETLQKGVAPASYFEKPNHIRIIQRDEFEKMVTDAGLVIERHEYYGFYWSVWWLFFWICKVDLNNASHPLLDNWAKTWEALMDTPNGEQVRQALNDFMPKSQVIIARKP; encoded by the coding sequence GTGACGCCGGCCCCTGCACCGGCACCAACGGTATCGGTTCCGGCGCCGGCCGCCGCGATCGATTCCTTCCATATAGGCTTGCGTGATGCCTTGGCCAGCGGATGGTACCTGCATAAAAGCAGCGAACTGTATCGCGGCTTTTTTATCAGCGCCGAAGATGTGGTGCTCGATATCGGCTGCGGCGATGGCGGTAATTCGCTGTTCTGCGCCAACCACGGCGCGCACGTGATCGTCGCCGACATCGATGCGGACAAGGTGGAATCCACCATACAGCGTCTGGCGCAAACGCCAGCGCGGCTGGTGCAAGGGTTGGTGGGCGACGCTAATCCCTTGTTGCTGGATGATGGCATAGCGACCACGGTGATCTGCATGGAAGTACTGGAGCACGTCGACGATACCGCGCAGTTTTTGAGTGAACTGGCCAGGGTTGGCAAATCGGGCGCGCAATACCTGCTGTCGGTGCCGGATCCGGTGCAAGAGACTTTGCAGAAGGGCGTGGCGCCGGCTTCGTATTTCGAGAAGCCGAACCATATCCGCATCATCCAGCGCGATGAATTTGAAAAGATGGTGACAGACGCCGGCCTGGTGATCGAAAGGCACGAATACTATGGCTTCTACTGGTCAGTCTGGTGGCTGTTTTTCTGGATATGCAAAGTCGACCTGAACAATGCCAGCCATCCCTTGCTGGATAACTGGGCAAAAACCTGGGAAGCGCTGATGGACACGCCGAATGGCGAACAGGTGAGGCAGGCATTGAACGATTTCATGCCGAAAAGCCAGGTCATCATTGCGCGCAAGCCGTGA
- a CDS encoding GDP-mannose 4,6-dehydratase yields the protein MKRLFVTGQSGFVGLAFERMRGHIAAAHGWELVSADNPYDLLEPAALDLAIRQARPDAVIHLAGQTFIPEAFRDPAHTLDVNLKGTLHLLQALQRNAFNGTFLYVSSGDVYGKVNPELLPIGEQLPVRPQNPYAVSKAAAELLCYQWSCNQPWRILVARPFNHIGPGQREDFVISSVARQLARIRQGLQEPRIQVGDVDVSRDFLDVEDVISAYLALLENGLNGETYNVCSGKEYLIRDMIASMLYLTEIDAQIEQDPARLRPSDLRRVKGSNQKITQATAWQPGIPMQQTLLNVLSDWESRVAAETATQGHPRP from the coding sequence ATGAAACGACTATTTGTTACCGGGCAATCAGGGTTTGTCGGCCTTGCTTTTGAACGCATGCGCGGGCATATCGCCGCTGCGCATGGCTGGGAACTGGTATCGGCCGATAATCCGTATGACTTGCTGGAGCCGGCAGCTTTGGACCTGGCAATCCGGCAGGCGCGTCCGGATGCCGTGATCCATCTTGCCGGACAAACCTTTATCCCGGAAGCTTTCCGCGATCCGGCGCATACCCTGGACGTCAATCTGAAAGGAACGCTGCACCTGCTGCAAGCGCTGCAGCGCAACGCTTTCAACGGTACTTTCCTTTACGTCAGTTCGGGCGATGTGTATGGCAAGGTAAATCCCGAGTTATTGCCGATCGGCGAGCAGCTGCCGGTGCGTCCGCAAAATCCTTATGCGGTCAGCAAAGCGGCGGCTGAACTGCTGTGCTATCAATGGAGCTGCAACCAGCCGTGGCGGATCCTGGTGGCGCGACCGTTCAACCATATCGGCCCGGGACAGCGCGAAGACTTCGTGATTTCCAGCGTTGCACGGCAGCTGGCGCGTATCCGCCAGGGGCTGCAAGAGCCGCGCATACAAGTGGGCGACGTCGACGTCAGCCGCGATTTCCTGGATGTCGAGGACGTCATTTCCGCCTACCTGGCATTGCTGGAAAATGGCTTGAACGGAGAAACCTACAACGTCTGCTCAGGCAAGGAATATCTGATCCGCGACATGATCGCCAGCATGCTCTACCTGACCGAGATCGATGCGCAAATCGAACAGGATCCAGCACGGCTGCGGCCTTCCGATTTGCGCAGGGTCAAGGGCAGCAATCAAAAAATCACGCAGGCAACGGCATGGCAGCCTGGCATTCCCATGCAGCAGACTTTGCTGAATGTCCTGTCGGACTGGGAGAGCAGGGTGGCAGCGGAGACTGCAACTCAAGGTCATCCGCGCCCGTGA
- a CDS encoding GDP-mannose 4,6-dehydratase gives MTKTALITGVTGQDGAYLAKLLLDKGYKVYGLLARRSSDTLWRLRELGILEKLQFVEGDLVDATSVIRAVCQSRPDEIYNLGAQSFVGTSWNQPVVTGMVDGLGVTHMLEAIRQFSPEARFYQASTSEMFGLIQAEHQDENTPFYPRSPYGVAKLYGHWITVNYRESFGLHASSGILFNHESPLRGIEFVTRKVTDAAARIKLGKQQELRLGNIDAKRDWGFAGDYVEAMWLMLQQERADDYVIATGVTTSVREMCRIAFSHLDLNYEDYLVIDPQLFRPAEVDVLLGNPAKAHDKLGWKPRTNLVQLMQQMVDADMRRLTLAKE, from the coding sequence ATGACAAAAACAGCATTGATTACCGGCGTGACCGGGCAAGACGGCGCCTATCTTGCCAAGCTGCTGCTTGACAAGGGCTACAAAGTATACGGCCTGCTGGCGCGGCGCAGCAGCGATACCCTGTGGCGCCTGCGCGAACTGGGCATCCTGGAAAAATTGCAGTTTGTCGAGGGCGACCTGGTCGACGCAACTTCCGTCATCCGCGCGGTGTGCCAGTCGCGGCCGGACGAAATCTATAATCTGGGGGCGCAGAGTTTTGTCGGCACTTCCTGGAACCAGCCGGTGGTGACCGGTATGGTGGATGGCCTGGGCGTCACGCACATGCTGGAAGCGATTCGTCAGTTCAGTCCCGAAGCGCGGTTCTACCAGGCATCCACCAGCGAAATGTTCGGCCTGATCCAGGCCGAACACCAGGACGAAAACACCCCGTTCTATCCACGCAGCCCGTATGGCGTGGCGAAGCTCTACGGTCATTGGATTACCGTCAATTATCGCGAGAGTTTCGGCTTGCATGCTTCCAGCGGCATCCTGTTCAACCATGAATCGCCTTTGCGCGGAATCGAGTTCGTTACGCGCAAGGTGACCGACGCAGCGGCGCGGATCAAGCTCGGCAAGCAGCAGGAACTGCGGCTGGGCAATATCGACGCCAAGCGCGACTGGGGATTTGCCGGCGACTACGTCGAAGCGATGTGGCTGATGCTGCAGCAAGAGCGGGCCGACGACTACGTGATCGCCACTGGCGTGACCACCAGCGTGCGCGAAATGTGCCGCATCGCCTTTTCTCACCTCGACCTGAATTATGAAGACTACCTGGTGATCGATCCGCAGCTGTTCCGGCCGGCCGAAGTGGATGTATTGCTCGGCAATCCGGCGAAAGCGCATGATAAGCTGGGCTGGAAGCCAAGAACCAACCTGGTGCAGCTGATGCAGCAAATGGTCGATGCGGACATGCGCCGCTTAACCTTGGCTAAAGAATAA